Below is a genomic region from Mustela lutreola isolate mMusLut2 chromosome 1, mMusLut2.pri, whole genome shotgun sequence.
CCGCGGCGCCCTCATTGGCCGCGCGCCCCGCCGCCGCCCATTGGTCCGCGGTCCCTATTTTACATAGACCACTCTGGGCCAATCGGCGCATGGCGCCTACTTAACATGCACGCCAGCCGCCAGTCAGCGAGCGCGGGGGCCGGGCCACCACGTGCTGTTGCTAAGCTTGGGCTTCTAAATTGTTACTACCGCGGCGGGCCTATCGGAACCGAGCTTAGCATCTGTCAACATTCTCGGCCCGGCCTGAGGCGTTCGGCCAGCTCCCATTGGCCCCGGCTCGGTCCAGCGCCCGCCCCCGGGGCAGGAGCGCCGGTCCCCATTGGCTGCGCCGGCCGCCGCTCGCCCTTATGTGTCAATTTGAGGGCCCGAGGCGGAGGGTGGCGGCCGAGCGCGCAGGGAGTCGGCGGAGTCGGGGAAGTGGGGCCGCCGGGCGCGCGGGGCGGGCGGCGAGCGGAGCCGGCCGGAGAGGGCCGGGCAGCGGCCGCCGCCGTCCCGGAGAGCGCGGGCGTGCGCGGGCGGGCGGACGATGGAGCTGAATTCCCTGCTGATCCTGCTGGAGGCGGCCGAGTACCTGGAGCGCAGGGACCGAGGTAGCGCCCGCGCCCCTTTGTGCGCCGGgccgcgggcgggcgggcggcggcggcggcggggccgggccggggcggggccgctGACCGCGCCGTGTGTCCGCAGAGGCCGAGCATGGCTACGCCTCGGTGCTGCCCTTCGACGGCGACTTCGCTAGGAAGAAGACAAAGGCGGCCGGCCTGGTGCGCAAGGCCCCGAACAACAGGTACCGCCCCCCGCGCGGCCGCCCCCCAGCCCGGTCCCCGAGGCGCCCCTCGGAGCGCCCCCCTTCGCCGGCCCCGACCCCCGCTCCGCGGCCTCGCCGCTGGCCGCGCGCCCCGGCGGccagcctggaggaggaggtgcGCCCGGGCCGCGGCCACAGCCCCGCCCGGCCGGCCCCGCCCGCGCCGTCGCCATCTTCCCGCGGGCCGCGCCTCCTCAGCCTCTCGCGTAAACAGTGCCACGCGTACAGCTCCCGCGGCTCGGGGTCTCCTCCCGCAGCCGCTCCCGCTCCCGAGTTGTTCCGGACTTTTCCGGCCACGAGAAAAGTTGTCGGGGGCACGTGCCGCTGCCCCGCGAGtccggggaaactgaggctcagagcacaGCAGCGTGGGATGGCCCGCCCTGGCCTCTGCTGGTCGCGGGAGGGTGGGCCGCATCTCTCCTGGTGCTGGGCCGAGTACGCCCACCCCCGGGGGGCCCCGACAATGAAGGCGCATGGAGGCCCTGCCCAGGGCCCCTACCCCACCGCGGAGTTCATTCTCCTGACCAGTCTGCTAACATTGGTGGAACCGCGGCGACAAGTGCAGGGGCCCCCTCTTTGGGACAAGAGGCCCTTTTGAAGGGGAGCCGGAAGAGGTGCAGGCCGCTGTGCAGcggccctcccccacctcccttcttttGGCCTTGTTCCCAGGCTGGAGAAGCAGAAAGCTAGGGTGCACATCCCTGCGGAGGGGGAAGGACCCCGAGCTAGGGCTCCGTGGGGTTCCACTCTCCCCGCTGCCATGAAGACCACCCCACACCTGACAGTGCCTGGGGGCCTGCTTTGGCTCTGGACCATGTCACCAGGCGGGGAGCTGGGCTTGCAGGGGGCTTCAGGGCCCCTTGGCAGAGGGTGCGGCTCATTTCTGTGGCCTGCCCGTTCTTGGGAAACAGAAAGGCTGGCACAAGGACCCATCTCCTGTGATGTCCTGGCGTCCTGGGCCTGGCAAGGAATTGGTTGAGTCTCCATCTCCCTGGCTGGACGGGCCTCCCAATGCCAGGCCCTGGCCCCCTGCTGAGGATAGTTTGGGAAGAGATATGTGAGGGGGGCACCCCGGCCTCAGGCCTCCTGGATAAGCCAGCCAGGCCCCGCTGTTGGCTCTCACTGCCCCTAAACACCCTGGGGCCCATGGAGAACTCCTGGGCATGACCTTGGACTCCCACGAGGTACCCAGAGTTGATCATCAGAATCCCAGCTAAGACTCTGGGGGCTTCGGGGTGCTGAGTAGGTCAGGATCTGCTACTGTTTGCCCAACCCAGGACAGATGCGTTATTTTTATCTGCATGTGAAGGCTGAGGAAACAGGAACAGAGAAATTGAATTCCTTGCCCGGAGCCACCATCCCATCCCTGGGACCCCCATCCTGAGGTGGGGTCCTGGCCTTCTCCATTCTGCCAGGCAGAGACCTTCAGGGCGCTGGGGGGAGCCAAGGTGGTCTCCTGGGCTGCAGTGCTCTTTGCTGTTCCTCTGGGCCCAGACCGGGGGCAAGGACCAAGCAGGGCCTAGAGAATCTGGGGCCCTGACTTGGCTGGTGGGGCAATGCCACCCTGAAAGGCGTCTTCGTCTCACCATGATGAGGGAAAAGGATGGGCACTGCTGGGaccagggtgaggaggagggcgggagggcaatgtgtgtgtgtggaggccCCACAAGTCCCAGGAAGGTCTGTGGGGGACAGTGTTTCAGCAAGAGGGAACTGGAGCCAGCCTGCTGGGGTGCAGGTTCTTGGAGAACATGGCCAGGAGAGTACCTGCTTGGGGCTGCTGGCGCAGGGTGTGAGCCAAGGGATGCCAGGAATGTACCTAGCAGAGCCCCAGCCTGGGgtcccccctctccccaggcccAAGGAGGGTGTTCCTGGGACCCATGTTACAAACCTGCCATAGGTTATCACAGGTGTCTGGACCAGGGAGGGGCCCCAAGAGGGGCTCTGGGCCTCTAGCTAGCCAAGGAGTGACCCCccccctccaggatggggtctagCCCGGCCTGGAAGGGAGTGGCCAGATGCAGCTCTCTGTATCGAAGGACAC
It encodes:
- the MXD4 gene encoding max dimerization protein 4 isoform X1, producing the protein MHASRQSASAGAGPPRAVAKLGLLNCYYRGGPIGTELSICQHSRPGLRRSASSHWPRLGPAPAPGAGAPVPIGCAGRRSPLCVNLRARGGGWRPSAQGVGGVGEVGPPGARGGRRAEPAGEGRAAAAAVPESAGVRGRADDGAEFPADPAGGGRVPGAQGPRSSHNELEKHRRAKLRLYLEQLKQLVPLGPDSTRHTTLSLLKRAKMHIKKLEEQDRRALSIKEQLQREHRFLKRRLEQLSMQSLERVRTDSTGSAVSTDDSEQEVDVEGMEFGPGELDSVGSSSDADDHYSLQSGGCGDGGYRPPCRRPGRPGLS